One part of the Malus sylvestris chromosome 2, drMalSylv7.2, whole genome shotgun sequence genome encodes these proteins:
- the LOC126613769 gene encoding leucine-rich repeat receptor-like serine/threonine-protein kinase BAM1 yields the protein MRLLFFLLLLLHHHSLSIAMSNYRALLSLKSSITSDPNSALSTWTPTTSHCTWSGVTCDSSRRYVTSLDLSGLDLTGTLSPDLAHLRFLANLTLADNQFSGPIPPEISALSGLRLLNLSNNVFNTTFPPQLSNLTRLTVLDLYNNNLTGDLPVSVTHMTSLRHLHLGGNFFSGQIPPEFGRFPFLEYLAVSGNELGGPIPPEIGNLTTLKELYIGYFNSYEGGIPPEIGNLSNLVRFDAANCNLTGEVPPELGRLQNVDTLFLQVNALSGSLTPELGYLKSLKSMDLSNNVFTGEIPGSFSELKNLTLLNLFRNRLHGAIPDFIGDLPELQVLQLWENNFTGSIPQGLGKNGKLQILDLSSNKLTGTLPPDMCFGNNLQTLITLSNFLFGPIPESLGRCDSLSRIRMGDNYLNGSIPKGLLSLPKLTQVELQDNLLDGSFPETDSISGNLGQISLSNNRLSGSLPPTIGNFSGVQKLLLDGNKFSGRIPPEIGRLQQLSKIDFKHNKFMGSITPEISHCKLLTFVDLSRNELSGEIPKEITGMRILNYLNLSRNHLVGSIPSSISTMQSLTSVDFSYNNLSGLVPGTGQFSYFNYTSFLGNPDLCGPYLVPCKDGVANGTHQPHVKGALTASLKLLLVIGLLLCSIVFAVAAIIKARSLKKASDSRAWKLTAFQRLDFTVDDVLDSLKEDNIIGKGGAGIVYKGAMPSGDNVAVKRLPAMSRGSSHDHGFNAEIQTLGRIRHRHIVRLLGFCSNHETNLLVYEYMPNGSLGEVLHGKKGGHLHWDTRYKIAIEAAKGLCYLHHDCSPLIVHRDVKSNNILLDSNFEAHVADFGLAKFLQDSGTSECMSAIAGSYGYIAPEYAYTLKVDEKSDVYSFGVVLLELVSGRKPVGEFGDGVDIVQWVRKMTDSNKEGVLKILDPRLPSVPLHEVMHVFYVAMLCVEEQAVERPTMREVVQILTELPKAPGSKLVEDSAITESSPPPATTASESPGTTSKDTKDQPPLQSPPPDLLSI from the exons ATGCGGctccttttcttcctcctcctcctcctccaccaccactCTCTCTCCATCGCAATGTCCAACTACCGCGCCCTCCTCTCCCTCAAGTCCTCCATAACCTCCGACCCCAACTCCGCCCTTTCCACCTGGACCCCCACCACCAGCCACTGCACTTGGTCCGGCGTCACCTGCGACTCCTCCCGCCGCTACGTCACCTCCCTCGACCTCTCCGGCCTCGACCTCACCGGCACTCTCTCCCCTGACCTCGCCCACCTCCGCTTCCTCGCCAACCTCACCCTCGCCGATAACCAGTTCTCGGGTCCCATCCCGCCCGAGATCTCCGCCCTCTCCGGCCTCCGCCTCCTCAACCTCTCCAACAACGTCTTCAACACCACCTTCCCCCCTCAGCTCTCCAACCTCACCCGCCTCACCGTCCTTGACCTCTACAACAACAACCTCACGGGCGACCTCCCCGTCTCCGTCACCCACATGACCTCCCTCCGCCACTTGCATTTGGGCGGCAACTTCTTCTCCGGCCAGATCCCTCCCGAGTTCGGCCGCTTCCCATTCCTCGAGTACTTAGCCGTCTCCGGCAACGAACTCGGCGGCCCAATACCCCCCGAAATCGGCAACTTAACCACCTTGAAAGAGCTCTACATCGGCTACTTCAACAGCTACGAAGGCGGAATACCGCCCGAAATCGGAAACTTATCCAATCTCGTCCGCTTCGACGCCGCCAACTGTAACTTAACCGGAGAGGTCCCGCCGGAGCTGGGTCGACTGCAAAATGTCGACACCCTGTTTCTCCAGGTCAATGCTCTTTCCGGTTCGTTGACACCCGAGCTGGGTTACCTCAAGAGCTTGAAATCCATGGACTTATCCAACAACGTATTTACCGGCGAGATTCCGGGTTCCTTTTCGGAGCTCAAGAACTTGACCCTTTTGAATCTCTTCCGAAACAGGCTCCACGGCGCCATTCCCGACTTTATCGGCGACTTGCCGGAGCTCCAGGTGTTGCAGCTCTGGGAGAACAACTTCACCGGCAGCATCCCTCAGGGTCTGGGCAAAAACGGGAAGCTCCAAATTCTCGACCTTTCGTCGAACAAGTTGACGGGAACTCTCCCTCCCGATATGTGTTTCGGGAACAATCTCCAGACGCTCATCACTCTGTCAAACTTCCTTTTCGGGCCGATTCCCGAGTCGCTTGGCCGGTGCGATTCGCTGAGTCGGATTCGAATGGGTGACAACTACCTCAACGGGTCGATTCCGAAAGGGCTGCTTAGTTTGCCCAAGCTTACACAAGTCGAGTTGCAGGATAATCTCTTAGACGGTTCGTTTCCCGAGACAGATTCAATCTCGGGGAATCTCGGCCAGATTAGTCTCTCCAATAACCGGCTTTCCGGGTCTCTTCCGCCCACCATCGGCAACTTCTCCGGCGTCCAGAAGCTTCTTCTCGACGGAAACAAGTTCTCGGGTCGAATTCCACCCGAGATTGGGCGATTACAGCAGCTATCCAAGATCGATTTCAAGCACAACAAGTTCATGGGTTCCATAACCCCCGAAATCAGCCATTGCAAGCTCTTGACATTCGTCGATCTCAGCCGAAACGAGCTCTCCGGTGAGATTCCGAAGGAGATTACTGGTATGAGGATACTGAACTACCTCAACCTGTCGAGAAACCATCTTGTGGGCAGCATTCCGTCGTCTATATCCACAATGCAGAGCTTGACATCTGTGGACTTTTCGTATAACAATCTTTCGGGTTTGGTTCCGGGCACTGGTCAGTTCAGCTACTTCAATTACACTTCGTTTCTGGGAAACCCCGATCTCTGCGGTCCCTATTTGGTTCCCTGTAAAGACGGGGTTGCCAATGGCACTCACCAACCACATGTCAAAGGTGCGCTCACTGCTTCCCTGAAGCTATTGCTTGTTATTGGGTTGCTTCTGTGCTCGATCGTATTCGCCGTTGCAGCGATAATCAAGGCCCGGTCGTTGAAGAAAGCAAGCGATTCCCGAGCTTGGAAACTGACTGCATTCCAACGGTTGGACTTCACGGTTGATGATGTGTTGGATTCGTTGAAGGAGGACAACATTATTGGGAAAGGAGGGGCTGGGATTGTGTACAAGGGAGCTATGCCTAGTGGTGACAATGTGGCTGTCAAAAGACTCCCTGCAATGAGCAGAGGCTCCTCCCACGACCACGGATTCAACGCCGAAATCCAAACTCTTGGTCGAATTCGACACAGGCACATTGTAAGACTATTGGGTTTCTGTTCGAATCACGAGACAAATCTTTTAGTATACGAGTACATGCCCAATGGGAGCTTGGGTGAAGTTCTTCATGGTAAGAAAGGGGGTCACTTGCATTGGGACACAAGGTACAAAATCGCCATTGAGGCTGCAAAGGGTCTATGCTATCTTCACCACGACTGCTCGCCTTTGATCGTCCACAGAGACGTGAAGTCGAATAACATCCTTCTCGACTCCAATTTCGAAGCTCATGTTGCTGATTTCGGCCTTGCCAAGTTCCTGCAGGATTCCGGGACATCCGAATGCATGTCTGCAATTGCTGGTTCTTATGGATATATTGCTCCAG AGTATGCATACACATTGAAGGTTGATGAGAAGAGCGACGTTTATAGCTTCGGTGTGGTTCTCTTGGAGCTTGTTAGCGGCAGGAAACCGGTTGGTGAATTTGGGGACGGAGTAGACATAGTCCAATGGGTGCGAAAAATGACAGACTCAAACAAGGAAGGAGTCCTCAAAATCCTTGACCCTAGACTCCCTTCAGTTCCTCTCCACGAGGTTATGCACGTATTTTACGTTGCAATGCTCTGTGTGGAAGAACAAGCAGTGGAGCGTCCAACAATGCGAGAAGTGGTTCAAATTCTAACCGAGCTTCCAAAGGCACCTGGCTCAAAACTGGTAGAGGATTCAGCCATCACAGAGTCCTCCCCTCCCCCTGCCACTACTGCATCAGAGTCTCCAGGTACAACGTCAAAAGACACGAAAGACCAGCCACCACTGCAGTCTCCGCCGCCTGATCTTCTTAGCATATGA